One Dysidea avara chromosome 8, odDysAvar1.4, whole genome shotgun sequence genomic window, GATATGGGACCTCTTTATCCAAGACAAACGTTACTCTGAAGTGGTACAAGACATAAACAAGGGAAGCGAAATGACTTGGTAGACAAGTTGAACCTAATTGTTGATAATGGTGGTATTGTACAGCACAGGGGAAGATATGAGAATGTTGACATGGCTGAAAGTGTAAAGTGTCCAAAACTTCTACACAAAGATGAACGTTTTACAAGATTAGTGATAGAGGATAACCACAGCAAATGTCTCCACCCAGTAGTGTCCCAGACACTGGCACGGAAAGAGCATTGGATCCCAAGTGGTCATTCACAGGTCAAGAAGATACTTAACCAGTGTAGAGCTTGTCACCGTTCTGAAGGCAATCCTTTCAAGATGCCTAGAATGCCTCCTTGGCCTAAGGAGACTCTTTTAGGCCTACGTAGATTTATTGCCAGACGTGGTGCTCCTCGTCAGATTATCTCAGATAATGCTAAGCAATTCAAGTTAGCCAGGAAAGTACTTAACAAGACTCACCAAGAAGCCATGCTTAATGATCAGGTACAAGATTATGCAACAAGTCGAGGAATTCGGTGGATCTTGATTGTAGAGCTTGCCCCTTGGATGGGTGGCTTTTACGAATGTTTGGTTGGAGTTACCAAAAGAGTACTTCGTAAAACCCTTGGAACAAATTGTCTCGCCCTGACTCAGTTGTCTATTATCTTGACCGAAGCAGAAGCAGTGATAAATTCTAGACCTTTAGTATATGTTGAGAATGATATTAACTCTGGCCATGTTCTGGTACCTAATGATTTCCTATCAATGAACTTCAACAATGTAGCGTGCGATGAATATCCTGAGGAGAAGGATTTAGAATACCAACCTACTGTCACCATATCTAACGCTGACAAGTTATTGAATGTGTGGAAACGAGGACAACAGAAGTTGAAGCAATTTTGGCAACTATGGAAAAATGATTACCTATTGAATCTAAGAGAAAGAGTCCAGATGTATTTGAAAGGTCCTAAGAAACAAGCTCATAACATCCCACAAGTTGGTGATGTGGTGTTAATCAAGGAGAACTTGCCACGTGGATGGTGTTATCCACGAATTGATTCAAGGAAAGGACAAATTAGTATGGTTGGCAAAAGTAATGGTATCACCAAGGAGCTATTTACACAGAGCTTTAAGCTTACTTTATCCAATTGAATGTCCTGGAGAAAGGAATATGCAACATGATAATAATGACACCACAGAACAAGATCTCCCCAATGGTGACAAGAATGAAACTTATGTTGACACTTAGCTCTACCATCCAGCCTTTTACACAACTGTAAAGACCGTAACAACATTAAGGTTGTGAGTGGAGTAGCACCTTAACAAAATGattaactaccctaatagagcaatcattaataatgaataactACAGGTTTCCATATAGCTACAAACACCTGTGTTGTTGTTTAGCCAGTGTCTGCAGTAGACTGTGTATGAACTTGGCAACAAAGGTACATCTCTATTGATTACAACATGGCACATTACCAGCATTTTAGTGACACAATCAAAGAGTAACACATGCATAAGCGCTTGTTGCTGTGCATTGCACTTTGTCAACTTTTGCCTGCAGTATTTGTTTTTCATTCACAAAAGTCGGCTAAAAGAACCAGAAAGGTTGACAAATTTTGTGGCGACTCAAACAATTCTATCCTAGTGGGTAAGCGACAGTGTAGTGTAGTTGACATTTGGAGTCAACACACAATACAATTTACTGTGTTAAAACTACGTACCATACAGTTGACAACTAGTAATACAGTGATTACACACAAGTGGGTGTACACTaccagagcttatgataacgtccggacaccggacaaaatccggtcaaattgcatagatgtctgaccataatgcaatttgtcacaTACACTCTACaatgcactacacacacttaCAGAGAAATCATTCACATGACTGTCACACATATCTGGTTTGGCCTTCACTACATGTGTCAGTGACTTCACCACTGATGCAGCATAGACATCAAACTGACTATCACGAGTGGACGCTGTTACAAACTCATCCTGATAACCGGCATCTCTGATTAACTATTAAGAATAGGACAAATTACCTACACAACCTCAGGACATTAaaggtgtacatgtgtgtgtgtgtgtgtgtgtgtgtgtgtgtgtgtgtgtgtgtgtgtgtgtgtgtgtgtgtgtgcttgggtgtgtgtgtgtgtgtgtgtgtgtgtgtgtgtgtgtgtgtgtgtgtgtgtgtgtgtgtgtgcttgggtgtgtgtgtgcgtgtgtgtgtgtgtgtgtgtgtgtgtgtgtgtgtgtgtgtgtgtgtgtgtgtgtgtgggtgtgtgtgtgtgtgtgtgtgtgcgtgtgtgtgtgtgtgcatgggtgtgtgtgcatgggtgtgtgtgtgtgtgtgcgtgtgtgtgtgtgcatgggtgtgtgtgtgtgtgtgtgtgtgtgtgtgtgtgtgtgtgtgtgtgtgtgtgtgtgtgtgtgtgtgcatgggtgtgtgtgtgtgtgtgtgtgtgtgtgtgtgtgtgtgtgtgtgtgtgtgtgtgtgtgtgtgtgtgtgtgtgtgtgtgtgtgtgtgtgtgtacattacacagtctatacacacaaacacaacaggCTCACTTTGAGAGCAAACTTCAATAAGATACACTCAGTGTGCTGTTCAGACAGTTGGTAGAGTAGCTGCCTCCACTTGGGAAACTGTATCATCTCCTCCAGCCAAGTCGGTGTCTACAAGCATAACCACACAACACAAATATAAACCCCACCCACTTCTCCCTTGCTAACCACACCTCTCCTCCTTCAATTAATACATGGTCCGCCTTCTTGGGATCAAAGTGCTTCAGAATTACTGAGGTGTAGTGGTCTTCGACCATTCCTTGAATCTCTTTCTGTTTGCAGCCAGCAATGTGTAGCCACTGCATGAGAAGGTTGACCATTTTAGGGACACCAGCATAGCTGCTGGACAGATACTCAATCGCCACTTCTTGGTCCCCTCCCAGCTCTATAAATCTGTGGGAATATTTCTGTGACATGTGAAACTAATAACAAAATTCTTGTGAGGTTAATAGAAGTGTTAGCAGACATCAAGCAAGGAATCAAGCATGCAAAGATATGAAtaccccttgggaccaaccagAAATCATAACCGTCTGCATTCTTCATTTCTACGTTCATGTGTTGTATGCAAGTGTATTAGCAACATAAATCACTCTGTGTGCTCAAATAGTTTAGGTATTTCAAAGTATTTACACTTATCATACTGTCAATTGCTCAAGGATTCACTAACTTTTCAAACAGCTGTAATGTTTTTGGTTCCAGGATGGCATCCTTGGCGGCAAATTCGGTCAAAAAATTTCCCCCAACTTCAGTCTATAAAGAAGGGTAAACAAAACAGCaagctacacacacacagagcgaACCTCTGAATCATCCTGGTCGTCCATACAACGAAGAGCTAAACACTAAACTATTGGAATCTTCAAGGAATTTCCAGTAAACTAAAGTCGTAGTGCCACGGGATTCCGTGCGCGCCTTTTACTACTTCCTGTGTGGGTGGCCTATAAAAGCGAGTATTGGTGGTGAAGATCTCAGTTGGGACCGAGCGTTCCTGGCGTTATCTCTGGGTACAAAAATGCCTTTGAATAACGCCCGACAAAAGAGGTAATTGGCATGTGGCGTTTGGTAGTCGTACATCATGTCATGTTTTGTGTCAATCGAAATCTGTTGTTTACAGAAAAGACATTCATGCGCTCTGTTAATTAACCCTCACATTAAACACAAGTATCATCCTTCTCGAATATATTTCACATCATGACACAACAGCAACCTCCGACACAGCTGGCACAAACCTTTCCTGTGAAAACGGAAGGCTTGACTACGGCGTCCATTTTGACAACGTCAAACGCTCCCGTGAACTTACCCGCAATTGGGCTGCCAAGTAGTGCGCCAGTGCAAAGCACTACAAGCGCCAGCATTCCTTCCACATCAGCTCCTGCTGTTAATGCCACTAATAAAAATGATCCAAAAGTGGTGGAACAATCTGTAGCTAAGCTCAAACAATTTTTAAAGAATCTTGTCAAGTTGGCTGAAGGCAGAAAGAAAGAAGTTCAAGATCAAGTGCAGTCGCATGTTCAACGCTTGCTTGTAAGTAGCTATTGTACAAAAATGTACAAGCATTTATGTGTTGTTAATATGACGTAGGCTGGAGCCTTGAGTGAGGAACAGTTTGCTGAGAATCTTGAAAAAGATCTCAACTCGCCACATCAGCCTAATTTGCTACCATTTCTAAAGGTATTTATTTGTAGTGTGTAGCTGGGGTGATAAATGTATGAATACCATCTATTGTACCCTAAATTAAGCCCCGGGTGTCTTCAAATCTTACTACTATTATATACAGTATTTCTGCGTTTGCACACAGCATAAACCATACCCCTGTTTGTTTGATGGCTTCAAAGTCAAGGCTGAGAAATTGGTAGGTGCCTGAGTTTATCCCTTGCTGTTGGACTTGCTTTTAAAAATCACTCCATTATGCAAATTGTAGAGTTATGTAAGTGTAAGCTCCAGGGTTGAATAGCCAAGTTAAACTTTTTTTATGGGATAATCACTGATCTGATCTGCTATGCCTCCCTCAAAAGGCATAGCCATCTTTCTTTTATAAAATGAAAGTGATTGTGCGTTTATATTTGCAAGATAATGATGTCATgctcaacccacaatcaatccatCTATCTACTAGTATAAATACACCCCCAAGTCAGAGACCACCCACTCATATCTTCATACTTTAAAACCTCAGGTGAAACACCTGTGGTCGGTCTTTAGCTATAACTTAGGAGTCCAGTAGGACACAATGATATGATTCATGATATTCATGTATTTTTATCATCTTATAGTCGAGTGTACCACACTTAAGGGCTACCCTTCTTCAGCAGCGACTAATGATTGATAAACAACAGCAACTTCTTGAGAAGCAAAAGATTGCTGCTCTGCTTATGACTCAGGCAAGTGCTGCTGGCCTCAATAATACCAAACCAGCCAATCAGGCAGCAGCTATagtagcaacagcagcagcagcattaACAACTACCCCTGCTGCTACAGCCcccacaacaacaacagcactTCTAGCAACTCCCAACACATCTATCAATACGTCGCAGGCACCAAACTGGACGGcacaaaacttgaaatttctaCAGAATATGACTCCTGAAAAACAGCAGCAATTGTTACAGCAAAGACAGGTACTTCAGCAATACTTAGAAATGCAGCAGGCACAACTAAAGAAAGAAGCACTTGAAGCTGTCAACAGTATTAACGCCACCAGTGAACCTGATATTCAAATCACTGGAGTCTCCAGGCAACAAGCAAAGAATATCACTTCTCAGTCACCAAACCTTCCCAACCAGTTTTTAAAATCTACACCAACCAGTAACAGTAACTTATTATCACGCTCTTCCAGTCCCTTTGCTTTGAACAAATCCATATCTAATGGTAGTACTGCACCTTTTGGTAGTGCTAACTCATCACCTTCTGGAAAGTTTCTGGATAGTAAGTTCAAGGCAAAGCCACTGACAAGAGGGAAGACTAAAAAAGATTTCTCTACATTTGGTGATGGTCATAGTGATGATGAAGAAGAGGATATGGAAGTAGCTGGTGTTAACCTTCAGGTATTGTATAAGCTGGAGTAGATCTGTGTATGttatgcacgcatgcatgcgCATTTGCTCATcctcacacatgtacacacacatgtacacacacacacacacacacacacacacacacacacacacacacacacacacacacacacacacacacacacacacacacacacacacacacacacacacacacacacacacacacacacacacacacacatgtacacacacacatgtacacacacacatgtacacacacacatgtacacacacacacacacacacacacacacacacacacacacacacacacacacacacacacacacacacacacacacacacacacacacacacactcgcacTAGCATCCATCACCCCTTTCCTCCTGTAGGAAGAAGCTGTACACTTTCTACCACCAAGTGCGATCGAGGCAGACACCAGTGGCAAGAAAATTGAAGATGTCCTCATACTTGATAAAGAATTGCTGAGACACAAGATACTGGCAAAAGGTAAAGTTTGTTTTACTATCCAGCCCCATCAGCAGAGATACCCTAACTAATTTTCTGTATTTTCCGTGAGCACCAACTTTTTGAATTGTGTGATAGTTCACAAAAATAAACATGAATTTTCATTAGGCTACCTACACCTGTATTGCCAGTGCAAACAATTTAGTCATAGTTTTCATGTTTGTCTAGCTCACAAGTAATACAATAGTTTATTGATAACACACTGGTTTTAAAATTTACATGTATAAGATTTTAAGAGTTGAGAAAGAAAACACTATTTTTTTTCTCATGCTGAAATAAGTCCTGAACACATTACTAATACAAACATTTCTAAATGGTTGCAATCAATTTAATTGGTGTAAATTGTTTAGACGATTAAGAGAGCTGTTAGCATTTGCCCATAAACAGTTCTCAACCCATCAGTAAATTGTACTTGTTTGAGGTAGCTAACAGTTATCAACATTTGTAGAATATCTATGCAGCCTTTTAGAGCTACTTTGCTTTCATAGATAAAATACGTGCATGTTACATGTTTctgtgtgcgtacgtgcgtgcgcGCGCACACGCGCGTATATATGCGTGTCATTGAAAACAGTATGTTTGTGTGCATGCGCGTGTGTGAGAAGAGTCTTTAGAGTGCTTTTAACTGGGAACACAAATGCCAATCAATTGTGTATATATGTTCAGGTGGGATTTCAGATGCCTTCACCCGTGAGACAAATAcatacagcctcctgtgggagAATTTGACTCATAGACACCCTAGTAGTGTACAGGTGTCTTAGTCAACTGACCATTTATCAGCTTGTGTACAAGTAACCCTCACATGCAGTCTTGTACTTGTGTTTGTGCATGTCATTGTCTATATGTTACTACAGGAAGACTTCATGATGTTACTAGTACAACTGATGACACTATTTCCCTAGTGTCACATGCTACTGAAGAACGTCTGAAGAACATTCTCTCCAAATTGGCAGTCATCTCACAGCATCGAACAGATATCTTGAAGGTCAGCAGTGAAGTGGCTTTCATAAGTGTACATCATTTTTTACTCGTACAACTATGCAAATTCCCATGTTGTGATTAGAATTGCTTTTTATATTAATTGTTGAGCTAATGTTGGGTCAACAGCATGAGGTTGGAGGGCTGACCATTGTCATGGTTACCTTACAGAAACCTTACTATGGTGATATGAATACTATATCACTTCATTGTTGTAAATGAAACACATGATGTTGTGGAGTTGCATCAGCCAACTTCTTTCCCATtagtacaatggaacctcatACACAGGGCTTGAGACCATGAAGGTCACTGTGTTATATGAATGGGATTGTGGACAAGAGTCCTGATTATCAAAAGTCTTCAAATTTAGTGTATCCTTGTAGGAGATATTGTAACTACTACTACATGTATAGAGCACAAGCTTCAGAATTTGAACTGGTAGATAGTGTGATTGTAGCTTATAGGTGTGTTTATTATGGATTATCAtcatacatgattcctgcaTATTACTCTATTACAACTTCAATTAGTGGCTAGCAACCAGAAATCATGTAGGGTATATCAGTTTATGGAATGAACATCACAATTTTTGAAATGCAACTTACCCCATGAAATCATTTAACAAAATGGGTAATTGTTTCATTCACAAAGAGTTTTGTCTGGCATTCAAAGATGTGGGACAGTATCTACTAATCAAACCCTAGTAGGAAATTCCTTTGCATTGTGTTATAGTTTAACACAAAATGTGTTTTTTCTAAATATGTGGTACATGTACAGATGGAATGTATATATCAGCTAGAGTGTCAACTCTGACAAGATTGTGTCTCAccttaacagctactgttccCCATGACCCTCCTACAGAATTGCTAATTTGTTCACCCTATACATAATTTCCTTCTTTTTAAAAGGATGACGCTCATTATGAGTTGAAGTCACAACCGCGTGATCAGCTCAAGCTACTAGAAAGCATCGATAGAGTGCACACTAAAAGAAAACAGGAACAAGAACGTGagaaactactcaaggctgctAAGGTGAGGGGGTGCCAGTATACTAGTGTATGCTTAGTATCTGGATGCTCTACAATTTTAGAGCAAGTCCAAATCAGATGATCCAAATTTGATCAGAATTAAGGAACAGGCTAAGCAGGTTGGTTGAACTGTCTCACATGATGTCAGATAATGCCCAAGGCTACATATTACAGCTACAAATGGAAGAAGAGGAGCAGATACGAAAGAGAGCAGCCAATGAAACAGCACTATCAGCTATTGGTACGCGCAGGAAACGGCCTGCACCCAATTCACAAGAAGCACAGGT contains:
- the LOC136263583 gene encoding transcription initiation factor TFIID subunit 4B-like isoform X2, which codes for MTQQQPPTQLAQTFPVKTEGLTTASILTTSNAPVNLPAIGLPSSAPVQSTTSASIPSTSAPAVNATNKNDPKVVEQSVAKLKQFLKNLVKLAEGRKKEVQDQVQSHVQRLLAGALSEEQFAENLEKDLNSPHQPNLLPFLKSSVPHLRATLLQQRLMIDKQQQLLEKQKIAALLMTQASAAGLNNTKPANQAAAIVATAAAALTTTPAATAPTTTTALLATPNTSINTSQAPNWTAQNLKFLQNMTPEKQQQLLQQRQVLQQYLEMQQAQLKKEALEAVNSINATSEPDIQITGVSRQQAKNITSQSPNLPNQFLKSTPTSNSNLLSRSSSPFALNKSISNGSTAPFGSANSSPSGKFLDSKFKAKPLTRGKTKKDFSTFGDGHSDDEEEDMEVAGVNLQEEAVHFLPPSAIEADTSGKKIEDVLILDKELLRHKILAKGRLHDVTSTTDDTISLVSHATEERLKNILSKLAVISQHRTDILKDDAHYELKSQPRDQLKLLESIDRVHTKRKQEQEREKLLKAAKSKSKSDDPNLIRIKEQAKQLQMEEEEQIRKRAANETALSAIGTRRKRPAPNSQEAQLSSATGSSLGVLTGSQPKHKRRVGLRDLVFMMEQEREMRKSTLFYKTLMK
- the LOC136263583 gene encoding transcription initiation factor TFIID subunit 4B-like isoform X1; its protein translation is MTQQQPPTQLAQTFPVKTEGLTTASILTTSNAPVNLPAIGLPSSAPVQSTTSASIPSTSAPAVNATNKNDPKVVEQSVAKLKQFLKNLVKLAEGRKKEVQDQVQSHVQRLLAGALSEEQFAENLEKDLNSPHQPNLLPFLKSSVPHLRATLLQQRLMIDKQQQLLEKQKIAALLMTQASAAGLNNTKPANQAAAIVATAAAALTTTPAATAPTTTTALLATPNTSINTSQAPNWTAQNLKFLQNMTPEKQQQLLQQRQVLQQYLEMQQAQLKKEALEAVNSINATSEPDIQITGVSRQQAKNITSQSPNLPNQFLKSTPTSNSNLLSRSSSPFALNKSISNGSTAPFGSANSSPSGKFLDSKFKAKPLTRGKTKKDFSTFGDGHSDDEEEDMEVAGVNLQEEAVHFLPPSAIEADTSGKKIEDVLILDKELLRHKILAKGRLHDVTSTTDDTISLVSHATEERLKNILSKLAVISQHRTDILKDDAHYELKSQPRDQLKLLESIDRVHTKRKQEQEREKLLKAAKSKSKSDDPNLIRIKEQAKQLQMEEEEQIRKRAANETALSAIGTRRKRPAPNSQEAQVLSSATGSSLGVLTGSQPKHKRRVGLRDLVFMMEQEREMRKSTLFYKTLMK